Genomic segment of Atribacterota bacterium:
TGCCCGGGGGAATGGAAAATACCTCAAAAAACCAAAAAAAAGGATAAAGCATCCCACACCCTCTACAAAAAACGTGTACTTTACCACGGCAATCACAAAACGAACGATCCCACCCGGTACATCAAGGCCAAAAGAATCTCTGAGGGCCAGTCGGTCCCGATACTCAATCCGCCGCCGTATCGCCATCGCCAGGAGGGTGGTGATGGTCATATAGCCCAACCCCCCAATCTGGACAAGTCCAAGGATGACCAGCTGACCCCAGAGAGAAAAAAAGGTAGCGGTATTGACCACCACAAGTCCAGTCACACAGACGGCTGAGGTCGCCGTAAACAATGCATCGATAAAGTGCAAACGATTCTCCGGCGTAACCATAACTGGAATTGACAACACCAGAGCACCAATCAGAATTAAAGCTAAAAACCCCAGAAGAATCAGTGAAGCTGGGGGAAGCCCCGCCAGGAATTTTTCAACTTTTGACCACAAAAATGCCACTATATCGCCTTCTTAGTTGCTCTGAGCTTCTCTGTACATGGCCACAATGTTTTCCGGAGGAACATCAGCCTGCACATCGTGCACCGCACAGAGGACATACCCATCGGGACCGAGTTCCTGAATACGCCGGCGCACCTCCTGACGCACTTCTTCTTCTTTCCCTCGAGGCAAAACAAAGGTGGTATCCACTGCACCCCAGAAACACAGGTCTTTGCCAAACTTTTCTTTCAACACCCTGGTGTCCATCCCCTGGGCCGAAACCTGCACCGGATTCAGAATATCAACCCCAATCTCAATCAAATCGGGAATAAAGGAAACAATGCTCCCACAGGAATGGTACAGAAGCTTCGCCTGAGGAACGAGCTTTTTGAGGTTCGCAAAATATTCCTTCTGGAAGGGTTTCACCATTTCCCGGTACACCTTTGGACTCATGATCACACTCTCTGCCGTAGCTAAGTCGTCTCCCACAAAAATGACATCCAAATACTCTCCCACTTCCTGCAAGAAAAGACCATAGCGTTTGAGCTGATAGTTGTACATCCCCTCCATCAGGGCCAGAACGAACTCACGGTTCGTCATAAGGTCCACCAGGAAATTCTCAAAACCCCGCAGGTACCAGCAGGGTTCAAAAATCCCAGTATCAATCATATCCCCTACCAGAAGATACTTTCCTTCTTCCTTTAACCGCTTCGCCCGCTCCCGAACTCCGGTTAAATCCATACTCCGTGCTGGATCTGGCCAGGGATACTCCCTCAACTCCTCTACCGATACCCCCGCCAGGGGGTGTTCCACCATATCGTAATAAAGACCCCCTTCTGGCATATGGTATTTGATTCCAAATTCGTTATAGTAGGTCCATTCGTCAACGATTCGCTTTTGCCAAACAGGCTGGGGATGAATCCCCCGGGTATCAATCCCCAGAATTTCCAAAACCTCTTCATCGATAAAGACAATCTGGAA
This window contains:
- a CDS encoding uroporphyrinogen decarboxylase family protein, with product MDDLRAERGVAGVTGRERAMKALNHETPDRVPVDLGTTNCTTMTRVAYENLKRFLGVEKETRLMMENFQIVFIDEEVLEILGIDTRGIHPQPVWQKRIVDEWTYYNEFGIKYHMPEGGLYYDMVEHPLAGVSVEELREYPWPDPARSMDLTGVRERAKRLKEEGKYLLVGDMIDTGIFEPCWYLRGFENFLVDLMTNREFVLALMEGMYNYQLKRYGLFLQEVGEYLDVIFVGDDLATAESVIMSPKVYREMVKPFQKEYFANLKKLVPQAKLLYHSCGSIVSFIPDLIEIGVDILNPVQVSAQGMDTRVLKEKFGKDLCFWGAVDTTFVLPRGKEEEVRQEVRRRIQELGPDGYVLCAVHDVQADVPPENIVAMYREAQSN